The Planctomycetia bacterium sequence TCCATGTCGGGCGCGAAGCCGACATTCGCGACAACCCGATCGAACGTGTAGAAGCCGGCATGCCGGCCGCTGAGCTCGACCGAGAAATTTTGCGCCGCTTCGTCCCATTCGACCGCTTCGATATAGGTAGCCGGGAAGTGCTGGAAGGCGTCTTTCGATTCGAGCGCGAGCAGGTTCGCGCGTTGCGCCAAGGCATCCGGCTCGGGGAGTGCATCGTCGGCCGATTGCGCGATCGGGCCGAGTTGCGCGGGGGAATACTCACGGCGCGTCACCCAGGTCGTGCGCGTGTCCGAATCTTCGGAGACGAGCGACGCCAGATCGACGACGGTCGTTGCAGCGGAATATCCTCCGCCGACGACCAGCGTATGCAGGCCCGCATAGGTCTCGCGATCTTCGCCTAAGACGTCGGGCACACGGTATTCGATGTATTCCGAAGCGTCTGCTTCGCCGCGCGCGGGAATGCCGGCGTTGCCGAGTGGGTTGGG is a genomic window containing:
- a CDS encoding lysine N(6)-hydroxylase/L-ornithine N(5)-oxygenase family protein, producing EGLLKGDFYEDERRIDVPFRLLVRDADGTERIEYADVVFDCSGTSTLPNPLGNAGIPARGEADASEYIEYRVPDVLGEDRETYAGLHTLVVGGGYSAATTVVDLASLVSEDSDTRTTWVTRREYSPAQLGPIAQSADDALPEPDALAQRANLLALESKDAFQHFPATYIEAVEWDEAAQNFSVELSGRHAGFYTFDRVVANVGFAPDMELYSQLQVVHCPTTDAPAPLAQLLRRQTATGVKATTAELAQALLNPEPDFYVLGSKSYGRRSDFLLAAGHDQIRALFTIIGDRETLDLYKTHPV